The Mesorhizobium loti DNA segment GGCAGACTCCTACGAGTTGGATATGGACCGCGAACGCTACAGCGGCCCCTCGATCGTGGCAGAAATGGCGGGCGCCTTACAGGCTGCGTATATTGGCGGTGATAGAGCAGCCACCGCAGTTCTAGACGCGGGGTGCGGTACAGGCTTGGTTGGCGTGCAACTGGACCATATCGGCTTCCGCTTCATCGTCGGCTTCGATCTCTCGGAAACAATGGCCGAAATGGCGCGCCAAACCGGGGTTTATCGCCACGTTGAAGGCGAGGTTGACCTAAACAGGTCCCTCTCAGAATACGCGAGCGCGAGCTATGATATGATTGTCTGCTGCGGCGTCTTCACACTTGGACATGTCCACCCGGATGGGCTGCGCGAGCTTTCGCGCCTCACGCGACCGAACGGATTCGTAATTGCTAGCACCTGCAAGAGCTATACGCAGTCAATGTCGTTTGAAGACGAGGTGCTGCGTCTGCAGGAGGCGAGCGTCCTTGCGCCGGCACAGTGTTTGAACGACGGCAGATTCCTCGATGGCGAGGATGCGCATTACTGGGCTTTGCGAGTGCTCGAGAAGTCAACAAAGCAGCGACGATGACCTGCCGATCTGCCCGAGTGACGCCGATGCCAACACAAGGGCAGCGAGGAGGACGGAGCAATGGCCTCCAGGACGGAAACGAAGAACGAAACGAGAGAGTCGCGTTTTGCTGCTTATGTCGAGACGCTCGTCTCGGCACTGGGTCAAACTGACCGGGTGGCGCCAGCACGAGCTATGGCGGAAACTGGGTGATGACGGTTTGAGGAAGGCGGCGTATCGAGGCGGGTGACAAAGCCTGCCAGAACCTCACGAAGGAGCGATACGCCATGAAGACAGATACCACCGTTGTTTCCTTTCCGCATCCCGCCACACTCGATGATCCCCTGACATCGGTTCTGCGCGAGGGCGCCCGGCGGCTTCTGGCGCAGGCCGTCGAGGCGGAAGCCGAGGCATTCCTGGCCGCCATGGCCGACGAGCGCCTGGCCGATGGGCGGGCCCGCTTGGTACGCCACGGGCATGGTCCTGAGAGAACGATCCAGACGGGGATCGGCCCGGTTGCGGTGAGCCGTGTCAAGCTGCGCGACCGGGCCGCGGAGGCCTCCGGCGAGGACCGCATCACCTTCACTTCGGCGATCCTGCCGAAATGGGCGCGGCGGACGAAGAGCCTCGACGCGCTGCTGCCGGTCCTTTACCTGCGTGGCATCTCGACCGGCGATTTCCAGGAGGCGCTTGGCGCGCTTCTCGGCAAGGACGCACCGAACCTGTCGCCGTCGGTGATCGGACGGCTGAAGGAGGAGTGGCAGGCCGACTATGATCGCTGGCAGCGCCGCGACCTCTCGGCCCGCCATTATGTCTACATCTGGGCCGACGGGGTCTATCTTCAGGCGCGCATGGAGGATGATGCCGCCTGCATGCTGGTTGTCATCGGCGCGACGCCGGAAGGCAGGAAGGAACTGGTCGGCTTTCAGGTCGGCGTGCGAGAAAGCGCGCAGAGTTGGCGCGAGTTGCTCATTGATCTGAAGGCCCGCGGGCTTTCGGTCGCACCGCAGATCGCCGTCGGCGACGGCGCGCTCGGCTTCTGGAAGGCGCTTGAGGAGATTTTTCCTTCGACCCGGCATCAACGGTGTTGGCAGCACAAGGTCCTCAACGTGCTCAACAAGGTGCCGAAATCGGTGCAGCCGAACATGAAGGCCGATCTCAGGGAGATCCGCGACGCGCCCGATCGGGCGACCGCCGAGGTTGCGATGGCCATTTTCGTCGACAAATACGAGGCCAAATATCCCAAGGCCGTCGACTGCCTGACGAAAGGACCGCGAGGCCCTGCTGACCTTCTTCGACTTCCCGGCCGAGCACTGGGACCATCTGCGTACCTCGAATCCGATCGAAAGCGTCTTCGCCACCGTCCGGCACCGCACGGTGCGCACCAAGGGAAGCCTGTCGCACAGGACGGCCCGGCTCATGGTCTTCAAGCTCGTCATGAGCGCTGCCAAAACCTGGCGTCGGCTGAAGGGCGAAAATCAGTTGCCAAGGGTCATCGCCGGCGTCAAATTCACCGACGGTGTCGCTGACTCGCTGACGTCGGATCACCGCGCCGCCTGATCGGCCTCGTCACCCAATTCCGACCATAGCTCCGCCAGCACGGGGCTGCTGCTTTTGCTGGGCGAGCGGAGGAGCGTTGAGCC contains these protein-coding regions:
- a CDS encoding methylase involved in ubiquinone/menaquinone biosynthesis — encoded protein: MSAVDKQNALRQAAQMRIKASHALKGDANLLAHHYFEWADSYELDMDRERYSGPSIVAEMAGALQAAYIGGDRAATAVLDAGCGTGLVGVQLDHIGFRFIVGFDLSETMAEMARQTGVYRHVEGEVDLNRSLSEYASASYDMIVCCGVFTLGHVHPDGLRELSRLTRPNGFVIASTCKSYTQSMSFEDEVLRLQEASVLAPAQCLNDGRFLDGEDAHYWALRVLEKSTKQRR
- a CDS encoding transposase, Mutator family → MKTDTTVVSFPHPATLDDPLTSVLREGARRLLAQAVEAEAEAFLAAMADERLADGRARLVRHGHGPERTIQTGIGPVAVSRVKLRDRAAEASGEDRITFTSAILPKWARRTKSLDALLPVLYLRGISTGDFQEALGALLGKDAPNLSPSVIGRLKEEWQADYDRWQRRDLSARHYVYIWADGVYLQARMEDDAACMLVVIGATPEGRKELVGFQVGVRESAQSWRELLIDLKARGLSVAPQIAVGDGALGFWKALEEIFPSTRHQRCWQHKVLNVLNKVPKSVQPNMKADLREIRDAPDRATAEVAMAIFVDKYEAKYPKAVDCLTKGPRGPADLLRLPGRALGPSAYLESDRKRLRHRPAPHGAHQGKPVAQDGPAHGLQARHERCQNLASAEGRKSVAKGHRRRQIHRRCR